Proteins co-encoded in one alpha proteobacterium HIMB5 genomic window:
- a CDS encoding dihydrodipicolinate synthetase family protein (PFAM: Dihydrodipicolinate synthetase family): MNKLISGIYAATISVFNDDLSLNIEKTIKHSEKIIDEGCHGVVMFGSTGQAQYISVSEKISLINQLSKSKYSDKFIIGTGLNSLIEIINFMKTSCSLNFDKFLIMPPAFYSYDELGVKKFYKRLIESVPTSKIILYNFEALCGFKFNENLVMELKKEFPDQIVGIKDSTGNLFKKIKIDNFSYFSGTELNLLEGLKFGYAGMITANANVSASLSRKVYEDFLSKKEQTVNEKLHDIRKLFDKYNTIKGLHAYLSQSDKLLENILPPLSLLKEEDKRDLIQNLKKLDFQLTLKSVA, encoded by the coding sequence ATGAATAAATTAATTAGTGGTATTTATGCGGCAACAATATCTGTTTTTAATGATGATTTAAGCTTAAATATTGAAAAAACTATAAAACACTCAGAAAAAATAATTGATGAGGGATGTCATGGAGTTGTAATGTTTGGTAGCACTGGTCAAGCTCAATATATTTCAGTCTCTGAGAAAATAAGTCTAATTAATCAATTATCAAAAAGCAAATATAGCGACAAATTCATAATTGGAACAGGATTAAACTCATTAATTGAAATAATCAACTTCATGAAAACTTCTTGCTCTTTAAATTTTGATAAATTTTTAATAATGCCACCTGCATTTTATTCTTATGATGAATTAGGGGTAAAAAAGTTTTACAAAAGATTAATTGAGTCTGTACCGACTTCGAAAATAATTCTTTATAATTTTGAAGCACTTTGTGGATTTAAATTTAATGAAAATTTAGTTATGGAACTAAAAAAAGAATTTCCAGATCAAATAGTTGGTATCAAAGATAGTACAGGCAATTTATTTAAAAAAATTAAAATTGATAATTTTTCTTATTTTTCAGGGACAGAGCTTAATTTATTAGAAGGTCTTAAATTTGGTTATGCAGGAATGATTACAGCAAATGCAAACGTTTCAGCTTCTCTATCTAGAAAAGTTTATGAGGATTTCCTTTCAAAAAAAGAACAAACAGTTAATGAAAAATTACATGATATAAGAAAATTATTTGATAAATATAATACAATCAAAGGCCTTCATGCTTATCTCAGTCAATCCGATAAATTATTAGAAAATATTCTACCTCCATTATCTTTACTTAAGGAAGAAGATAAAAGAGATTTAATTCAAAATTTGAAAAAACTAGATTTTCAATTAACTTTAAAATCAGTCGCATAA
- a CDS encoding Cyclopropane-fatty-acyl-phospholipid synthase (PFAM: Cyclopropane-fatty-acyl-phospholipid synthase), with translation MLLARFLNQIFKKDGFILIDADKKKYIIGEPKKREPITIKLLDKKLHYKLLINPDLYFGEAYTDGSLQIENADITEFLDIALMNIGRNEFNYISYLMNRLRGSYRYLTNFNFIKKSKMNVSHHYDISDDLYDLFLDPKRQYSCAYFKNENDDLETAQNNKIQHIIKKLNIKRDQKVLDIGCGWGGLALEIARKTDCEVTGITLSENQLKYASQKAKELNLDNQVKFKLIDYRELNEKFDRIVSVGMFEHVGRKFYKKFFKQVERLLKDDGVSLIHTIGSVMPPRDPHPWITKYIFPGGYTPSLSEVTKPVEKAGLVVSDIEVLKLHYSYTLKNWKLNCLKNKEKIIKMFDEKFFRMWEFYLAGCEMAFKWGDQVVYQFQLTKNYTSTPATRDYIYQ, from the coding sequence ATGTTGCTTGCAAGATTTCTTAATCAAATTTTTAAAAAAGATGGATTTATATTAATCGATGCTGATAAAAAGAAGTATATTATTGGTGAACCTAAAAAAAGAGAACCAATTACAATTAAGTTATTAGATAAAAAATTACATTACAAATTATTAATTAACCCAGACTTATATTTTGGTGAAGCTTATACAGACGGAAGTCTTCAAATTGAAAATGCAGATATAACTGAATTTTTAGATATTGCTTTGATGAATATTGGTAGAAATGAATTTAATTACATCAGTTATTTAATGAATAGATTGAGAGGATCATATCGTTATTTAACAAATTTTAATTTTATAAAAAAATCAAAAATGAATGTCTCACATCATTATGATATTTCTGATGATTTATATGATTTATTTTTAGACCCTAAAAGACAATACTCTTGTGCATATTTTAAAAACGAAAATGATGATTTAGAAACTGCTCAAAATAATAAAATTCAACATATAATTAAAAAATTAAATATTAAAAGGGATCAAAAAGTTTTAGATATTGGTTGTGGTTGGGGAGGTTTAGCTCTCGAAATTGCAAGAAAAACTGATTGTGAAGTTACTGGCATAACATTATCTGAAAACCAACTCAAATACGCTAGTCAAAAAGCAAAAGAATTAAATCTTGATAATCAAGTAAAATTTAAATTAATCGATTATAGAGAATTAAATGAGAAGTTTGATAGAATTGTAAGTGTAGGAATGTTCGAACATGTTGGAAGAAAATTTTATAAAAAATTTTTTAAACAAGTTGAAAGACTATTAAAAGATGATGGAGTTTCTTTAATTCACACAATTGGATCTGTAATGCCACCTAGAGATCCTCATCCTTGGATTACAAAATATATATTCCCAGGAGGATATACGCCTAGTTTAAGTGAGGTTACAAAACCTGTTGAAAAAGCAGGTTTAGTAGTTTCTGATATTGAGGTGTTGAAACTTCACTATTCTTATACTCTAAAAAATTGGAAATTGAATTGTTTAAAAAACAAAGAGAAGATTATTAAAATGTTTGATGAAAAGTTTTTTAGAATGTGGGAGTTTTATCTCGCAGGTTGTGAAATGGCATTTAAATGGGGTGACCAGGTTGTTTATCAATTTCAATTAACAAAAAATTATACTTCAACTCCGGCCACAAGAGACTATATTTACCAATAA
- a CDS encoding hypothetical protein (PFAM: conserved hypothetical protein) — translation MKVYFNNSCKICKAEIDLYKKEKCSEIDWVDITNNKVASEETNKSDKDLLRRLHVKEGGKIIGGAEAFLILWSKMPKYRFLYKFFKLPIIFPIFNLLYELVAFFLYLKNKKQLKNY, via the coding sequence ATGAAGGTATATTTCAATAATTCATGTAAAATCTGTAAAGCTGAAATTGATCTCTATAAAAAAGAAAAATGTAGTGAAATTGATTGGGTAGATATCACAAATAACAAAGTTGCATCAGAAGAAACTAATAAATCTGACAAAGATCTTTTAAGAAGACTGCATGTAAAAGAGGGTGGTAAGATAATTGGTGGTGCTGAAGCTTTTTTAATACTGTGGAGTAAAATGCCAAAGTATAGATTTTTATATAAATTTTTTAAACTTCCAATAATTTTTCCAATTTTTAATCTACTTTATGAATTAGTTGCTTTCTTTTTGTATTTAAAAAATAAAAAACAATTAAAAAATTATTGA
- a CDS encoding putative modulator of DNA gyrase (PFAM: putative modulator of DNA gyrase), producing the protein MSNFFKNTDISKNIADEIVSETLNSCDDGELYLEDSKAESILLDDNKIKSSSYATDLGFGFRAISGEVVAYSHSNEISKDSLKKSSDNLKATLKSIKGTYNHSIPKTNKKFYEDINPIEQKDLNSKIEILNNVNNYIRSKNPNAKQVTASFSGEQKSVEIIRAGGETLNDVRPLIRFNVSVMLEKNGRKESGVYGIGGRQSYDTYLKDDNWKNVCDEALRIASVNLESKPAPAGEMPVVLGPGWPAILIHEAIGHGLEGDFNRKKTSAFHNLMGEKVASEGVTIVDDGTIDNRRGSLTIDDEGTPTEKTVLIENGILKNYMQDRLNARLMNTKSTGSGRRESYKHVVLPRMRNTMMLSGKNTQDEMISSVKKGIFAVSFGGGQVDITSGKFVFNCTEAYEIVDGKIGSPIKGATLIGDGPSILRKVSMVGNDMMLDPGIGTCGKAGQGVPVGVAQPSILIDQMTVGGTQL; encoded by the coding sequence ATGTCTAACTTCTTCAAAAATACAGATATTTCAAAAAATATTGCTGATGAAATTGTATCAGAAACTTTGAACTCATGTGATGATGGTGAACTTTATTTAGAAGACTCAAAAGCAGAGTCAATTTTGTTAGACGATAATAAAATAAAAAGTTCTAGTTATGCAACAGATCTAGGGTTTGGTTTTAGGGCAATTTCAGGTGAGGTAGTTGCTTATTCTCATTCTAATGAAATATCTAAAGATTCTCTAAAAAAATCTTCTGATAATTTAAAAGCCACCCTTAAATCAATTAAGGGGACCTATAATCATTCAATACCAAAAACTAACAAGAAATTTTATGAAGATATTAATCCTATAGAGCAAAAAGATTTAAATTCAAAAATAGAAATTTTAAATAATGTTAATAACTATATAAGATCAAAAAATCCAAACGCCAAACAGGTGACAGCAAGTTTTAGTGGTGAACAAAAATCAGTAGAAATAATAAGAGCAGGAGGCGAAACTCTAAATGATGTTAGACCTTTAATTAGATTCAATGTTTCTGTGATGTTGGAGAAAAATGGAAGAAAAGAGTCTGGCGTATATGGTATTGGTGGCAGACAGTCATATGACACTTATTTAAAAGATGATAATTGGAAAAATGTTTGCGATGAGGCTTTAAGAATTGCTTCGGTAAATTTAGAAAGTAAGCCTGCACCTGCTGGAGAAATGCCTGTTGTTTTGGGACCAGGATGGCCTGCAATTCTTATTCACGAAGCAATTGGTCATGGATTAGAAGGAGATTTTAATAGAAAAAAAACATCTGCTTTTCATAATTTAATGGGAGAAAAAGTTGCAAGCGAGGGAGTTACAATTGTAGATGATGGAACAATTGATAATAGGAGGGGCAGTTTGACAATAGATGATGAAGGAACTCCAACAGAAAAAACAGTTTTAATTGAAAATGGAATATTAAAAAATTATATGCAAGATCGTTTGAATGCTAGACTGATGAACACAAAGTCTACAGGAAGCGGTAGAAGAGAAAGTTACAAACATGTTGTTCTTCCAAGAATGAGAAATACCATGATGTTGAGTGGTAAGAATACTCAGGATGAAATGATATCTTCTGTTAAGAAAGGAATATTTGCAGTCAGTTTTGGTGGCGGTCAAGTTGATATCACCTCTGGAAAATTTGTGTTTAACTGTACTGAAGCGTACGAAATTGTTGATGGGAAAATTGGTTCGCCAATTAAAGGTGCAACTTTGATTGGAGATGGGCCATCAATTTTAAGAAAAGTTTCAATGGTTGGTAATGATATGATGTTAGATCCAGGTATAGGAACTTGTGGAAAAGCAGGACAAGGAGTCCCTGTAGGTGTTGCTCAACCTTCAATATTAATTGACCAAATGACTGTTGGTGGAACACAACTTTAA
- a CDS encoding putative modulator of DNA gyrase (PFAM: putative modulator of DNA gyrase), which produces MVKDQNFLEDKASQCLDLAKKFGATDCEVLVSNSIDETVSFRNKILDESNRSDSLVASITTYINKKKSSIASSNLLNDNLKTLIERCVETTKLTPEDEFNSLPDKDLYSKDNLDLELYDDTSFENDKKIQYLKELEEKVFEEKKVINTESGFSQNKSNFILINSDGFSGGHKSSSFSSSCVVVAKDNGGMERDYEYTSKCHLDEIKKPEELAKLATDRTIKKLSPKKISSEKLNLIFDKRIAKGILSAFAGAISSSSIARGTSFLKDKIGSEIFSKDITIIDKPDIRKGLGSQLFDGDGVHSNELCLVDKGILKNYLVDTYNGKKLNIKSNGRAGGSTNLYFDRGNLSYDDLLNSSSKAIYITETIGHGTNLITGDYSVGAAGYLVENGILKEPVNEITIAGNLKDMFKNLTLANDLEFEYATNSPTMMIEGMVVAGK; this is translated from the coding sequence ATGGTTAAAGATCAAAATTTCTTAGAGGACAAAGCTTCTCAATGTTTGGATTTAGCAAAAAAATTTGGTGCAACAGATTGTGAAGTTTTGGTTTCAAATTCTATCGATGAAACCGTAAGCTTTAGAAATAAAATTTTAGATGAGTCTAATCGTTCAGATAGTTTAGTCGCAAGTATTACAACTTATATAAATAAAAAAAAATCTTCTATAGCATCTTCAAATTTATTAAATGATAATCTCAAAACACTTATTGAAAGGTGTGTAGAAACTACAAAATTAACACCTGAGGATGAGTTTAATTCTTTACCGGATAAAGATCTTTATTCTAAAGATAATTTAGATTTAGAACTTTACGATGATACAAGTTTTGAAAACGATAAAAAAATTCAATATCTTAAAGAATTAGAAGAAAAGGTTTTTGAAGAAAAAAAAGTAATAAATACAGAGTCTGGATTTTCACAGAATAAATCTAATTTTATATTGATTAATAGTGACGGATTTAGTGGTGGACATAAATCTTCTTCATTCTCTTCATCTTGTGTGGTTGTTGCTAAAGATAATGGGGGAATGGAAAGGGATTATGAATATACAAGTAAGTGCCACTTAGATGAAATTAAGAAACCAGAAGAATTAGCAAAATTAGCAACAGATAGAACAATAAAAAAACTAAGTCCTAAAAAAATCAGTAGTGAAAAGTTAAATCTAATTTTTGACAAAAGAATAGCAAAAGGAATATTAAGTGCATTTGCAGGAGCAATTTCTTCATCTTCAATTGCAAGAGGTACTTCGTTTTTGAAAGATAAAATTGGTTCAGAGATTTTTTCAAAAGATATTACAATAATTGATAAGCCTGATATCAGAAAAGGTTTAGGATCTCAGCTTTTTGATGGGGATGGTGTTCATTCAAATGAACTATGTTTAGTAGATAAAGGAATTTTAAAAAACTATTTAGTTGATACATACAATGGCAAAAAATTAAATATCAAATCTAATGGTAGAGCAGGAGGTTCTACAAATTTATATTTTGACAGAGGAAATTTAAGTTATGACGATCTTTTGAATTCTTCATCTAAAGCTATTTATATTACTGAAACTATTGGTCATGGCACAAATTTAATTACTGGTGATTACTCTGTTGGTGCTGCAGGTTATTTAGTTGAAAATGGAATTTTAAAAGAACCAGTAAACGAAATTACAATTGCTGGTAATTTAAAAGATATGTTTAAAAATCTTACACTTGCCAATGATTTAGAGTTTGAATATGCAACAAATTCTCCAACAATGATGATAGAGGGAATGGTTGTTGCTGGCAAATGA
- a CDS encoding putative NAD/FAD-dependent oxidoreductase yields MIDYCIIGSGISGSTIANLLKKKYQVAIYDKARGPGGRSSFKRFDKKIGYDHGVQYISPKTVKFKKFIYKLIKLRILKKWGGNHLFLNNKIKENKKHQKIIGTNGNNDISKYLIKDINCNFERELKKIKRKNLYWELEFVSNKKINCKNLILTCPHPQTKKLTIKYLKDKSILKNKIKMNANITVMFTLKKNIKKISSYFFDDPILGWAALENSKNRFKSRFNHWTLQSTSNWANKKINKNKKMKLINSNILINRFFELTNTKKEKLNNILNHGWKYSYNPKPLKIKSYWDKKIKLGICGDWFVGSRLESGWISANDLYNKIKKSN; encoded by the coding sequence ATGATTGATTATTGTATAATTGGCTCAGGTATATCTGGCTCCACAATTGCAAATTTATTAAAAAAAAAATATCAAGTCGCTATTTATGATAAGGCAAGAGGACCAGGGGGAAGATCTTCATTTAAAAGATTTGATAAAAAAATTGGTTATGATCATGGAGTGCAATACATTTCTCCAAAAACAGTCAAATTTAAAAAATTTATTTATAAATTAATCAAATTAAGAATTTTAAAAAAATGGGGTGGAAACCACCTTTTTTTAAATAATAAAATAAAAGAAAATAAGAAACATCAAAAGATAATAGGAACTAATGGTAATAATGATATCAGCAAGTATTTAATTAAAGATATTAATTGTAATTTTGAGAGAGAACTAAAAAAAATAAAAAGAAAAAATTTATATTGGGAGTTAGAATTTGTAAGTAACAAAAAAATAAATTGTAAAAATTTAATTTTAACTTGTCCTCACCCTCAGACAAAAAAATTAACTATTAAATATTTAAAAGACAAAAGTATTCTTAAAAATAAAATAAAAATGAATGCAAATATAACCGTAATGTTTACATTAAAAAAAAATATTAAAAAAATTAGCAGTTATTTTTTTGATGATCCTATTTTAGGTTGGGCTGCATTAGAGAACAGTAAAAATAGATTTAAAAGCAGATTTAATCATTGGACCCTACAAAGTACAAGTAATTGGGCAAATAAAAAAATAAATAAAAATAAAAAGATGAAATTAATAAATTCAAATATTTTAATAAATAGATTTTTTGAATTAACAAATACTAAGAAAGAAAAGTTAAATAATATTTTAAATCATGGATGGAAATATTCATACAATCCCAAACCACTTAAAATAAAAAGCTATTGGGATAAAAAAATAAAACTAGGGATATGTGGAGATTGGTTTGTTGGTTCTAGATTAGAGTCAGGCTGGATTAGTGCTAATGATCTTTACAATAAAATAAAAAAATCTAATTAA